A window of the Callospermophilus lateralis isolate mCalLat2 chromosome 7, mCalLat2.hap1, whole genome shotgun sequence genome harbors these coding sequences:
- the Rptn gene encoding repetin: MAELLNSIRNVIKAFHMYAKENCTLLSKEELKQLLLTEFGDILQRPNDPKTVENILTLLDQDLDGQVDFQEYLLLVFQLVQACHRKLGKKSCGHRTSQQEEGQEVTQDTGRPHRQKHEGERQNSFHRQSERKDRDFHHGSTERQGQDFSYDQSEKQNRDSHHGQSERQDRDSYHGQSDQYERQGQDSDCGQTLSHESSTGLPKEQGYIFACNLSEKPVQYSHYGQSERHEQQSNRQGQSSHYGQTDRQGQGTHYGQTDRQGQSSHYGQTDRQGQSSHYGQTDRQGQGTHYGQTDRQGQGSHYGQTDRQGQSSHYGQTDRQGQGTHYGQTDRQGQSSHYGQTDRQGQSSHYGQTDRQGQSSHYGQTDRQGQGTHYGQTDRQGQSSHYGQTDRQGQSSHYGQTDRQGQGTHYGQTDRQGQSSHYGQTDRQGQSSHYGQTDRQGQGTHYGQTDRQGQSSHYGQTDRQGQGTHYGQTDRQGQGSHYGQTDRQGQSSHYGQTDRQGQSSHYGQTDRQGQSSHYSQTDRQGQGTHYGQTDRQGQSSHYGQTDRQGQSSHYGQTDRQGQSSHYSQTDRQGQGTHYGQTDRQGQSSHYSQTDRQGQGTHYGQTDRQGQSSHYSQTDRQGQGTHYGQTDRQGQSSHYGQTDRQGQSSHYGQTDRQGQGTHYGQTDRQGQSSHYGQTDRQGQSSHYSQTDRQGQGTHYGQTDRQGQSSHYGQTDRQGQSSHYSQTDRQGQGTHYGQTDRQGQSSHYSQTDRQGQGTHYGQTDRQGQSSHYGQTDRQGQGTHYGQTDRQGQSSHYGQTDRQGQSSHYGQTDRQGQGTHYGQTDRQGQSSHYGQTDRQGQSSHYGQTDRQGQGTHYGQTDRQGQSSHYGQTDRQGQSSHYGQTDRQGQGTHYGQTDRQGQSSHYGQTDRQGQGTHYGQTDRQGQSSHYGQTDRQGQSSHYGQTDRQGQGTHYGQTDRQGQSSHYGQTDRQGQSSHYGQTDRQGQGTHYGQTDRQGQSSHYGQTDRQGQSSHYGQTDRQGQSSHYGQTDRQGQGTHYGQTDRQGQSSHYGQTDRQGQSSHYGQTDRQGQSSHYGQTDRQGQGTHYGQTDRQGQSSHYGQTDRQGQSSHYGQTDRQGQSSHYGQTDRQGQGTHYGQTDRQGQSSHYGQTDRQGQSSHYGQTDRQGQSSHYGQSQTGETEILGQNRCSQGTQGTGRSSDGEQSGKSGRGNAQTPGQELRQNQRQEFQPKEEQKQNLQPWKPEADGQHHQHKLLGQIQQERPFCHEGQSGRSEQSHRQVQTRRSQDKEQSHKAEEKRHQSWDRHSREGQEGPCEAQDRGSHEEGKRHQTEDRQTSADEQKHQRQSRPTHKEGHHHQQQDKQNREKTDRYKGSPGQQSQGPQQGFPNREKFHHSQSSQGGRFHPTQSRGRLQKSEQGGGDPTKTANVPNPFYAYVQELKRHNY, encoded by the exons AGACCAAATGacccaaagactgtggaaaacataCTGACCCTCTTAGACCAAGACTTAGATGGACAGGTTGATTTTCAAGAATACCTCTTGTTGGTGTTCCAGTTGGTCCAAGCCTGCCATCGAAAGCTAGGTAAGAAGTCATGTGGACACAGAACCTCCCAGCAGGAAGAGGGGCAGGAAGTAACCCAAGACACAGGCAGACCGCACAGGCAGAAGCATGAGGGAGAGAGGCAGAACTCCTTCCACCGTCAGTCTGAGAGAAAAGATAGGGATTTCCATCATGGTTCAACCGAGAGACAGGGCCAGGACTTCAGCTATGATCAGTCAGAGAAACAAAATAGAGATTCGCACCATGGTCAGTCAGAGAGACAAGACAGGGATTCCTATCATGGCCAGTCAGATCAATATGAAAGACAAGGTCAAGATTCTGACTGTGGTCAAACACTGAGTCATGAGTCTAGCACTGGCCTGCCAAAAGAGCAAGGATACATTTTTGCTTGCAATCTGTCTGAGAAACCAGTTCAGTATTCTCACTATGGTCAGTCTGAAAGGCATGAACAACAATCAA acagacaaggaCAGAGTTCTCACTAtggtcagacagacagacagggtcAGGGTACCCACTAtggtcagacagacagacaaggaCAGAGTTCCCACTATGGCCAGACAGACAGACAAGGACAGAGTTCTCACTAtggtcagacagacagacagggtcAGGGTACCCACTATggccagacagacagacagggtcAGGGTTCCCACTATGGCCAGACAGACAGACAAGGACAGAGTTCCCACTATggccagacagacagacagggtcAGGGTACCCACTAtggtcagacagacagacaaggaCAGAGTTCCCACTATGGCCAGACAGACAGACAAGGACAGAGTTCTCACTAtggtcagacagacagacaaggaCAGAGTTCCCACTATggccagacagacagacagggtcAGGGTACCCACTAtggtcagacagacagacaaggaCAGAGTTCCCACTATGGCCAGACAGACAGACAAGGACAGAGTTCTCACTAtggtcagacagacagacagggtcAGGGTACCCACTAtggtcagacagacagacaaggaCAGAGTTCCCACTATGGCCAGACAGACAGACAAGGACAGAGTTCTCACTAtggtcagacagacagacagggtcAGGGTACCCACTAtggtcagacagacagacaaggaCAGAGTTCTCACTAtggtcagacagacagacagggtcAGGGTACCCACTATggccagacagacagacagggtcAGGGTTCCCACTAtggtcagacagacagacaaggaCAGAGTTCCCACTAtggtcagacagacagacaaggaCAGAGTTCCCACTAtggtcagacagacagacaaggaCAGAGTTCTCACTAtagtcagacagacagacagggtcAGGGTACCCACTAtggtcagacagacagacaaggaCAGAGTTCCCACTATGGCCAGACAGACAGACAAGGACAGAGTTCCCACTAtggtcagacagacagacaaggaCAGAGTTCTCACTAtagtcagacagacagacagggtcAGGGTACCCACTAtggtcagacagacagacaaggaCAGAGTTCTCACTAtagtcagacagacagacagggtcAGGGTACCCACTAtggtcagacagacagacaaggaCAGAGTTCTCACTAtagtcagacagacagacagggtcAGGGTACCCACTAtggtcagacagacagacaaggaCAGAGTTCCCACTAtggtcagacagacagacaaggaCAGAGTTCTCACTAtggtcagacagacagacagggtcAGGGTACCCACTAtggtcagacagacagacaaggaCAGAGTTCCCACTATGGCCAGACAGACAGACAAGGACAGAGTTCTCACTAtagtcagacagacagacagggtcAGGGTACCCACTATGGCCAGACAGACAGACAAGGACAGAGTTCCCACTAtggtcagacagacagacaaggaCAGAGTTCTCACTAtagtcagacagacagacagggtcAGGGTACCCACTAtggtcagacagacagacaaggaCAGAGTTCTCACTAtagtcagacagacagacagggtcAGGGTACCCACTAtggtcagacagacagacaaggaCAGAGTTCTCACTAtggtcagacagacagacagggtcAGGGTACCCACTAtggtcagacagacagacaaggaCAGAGTTCCCACTAtggtcagacagacagacaaggaCAGAGTTCTCACTAtggtcagacagacagacagggtcAGGGTACCCACTAtggtcagacagacagacaaggaCAGAGTTCCCACTATGGCCAGACAGACAGACAAGGACAGAGTTCTCACTAtggtcagacagacagacagggtcAGGGTACCCACTAtggtcagacagacagacaaggaCAGAGTTCCCACTATGGCCAGACAGACAGACAAGGACAGAGTTCTCACTAtggtcagacagacagacagggtcAGGGTACCCACTAtggtcagacagacagacaaggaCAGAGTTCCCACTAtggtcagacagacagacagggtcAGGGTACCCACTAtggtcagacagacagacaaggaCAGAGTTCCCACTAtggtcagacagacagacaaggaCAGAGTTCTCACTAtggtcagacagacagacagggtcAGGGTACCCACTAtggtcagacagacagacaaggaCAGAGTTCCCACTATGGCCAGACAGACAGACAAGGACAGAGTTCTCACTAtggtcagacagacagacagggtcAGGGTACCCACTAtggtcagacagacagacaaggaCAGAGTTCCCACTAtggtcagacagacagacaaggaCAGAGTTCCCACTATGGCCAGACAGACAGACAAGGACAGAGTTCTCACTAtggtcagacagacagacagggtcAGGGTACCCACTAtggtcagacagacagacaaggaCAGAGTTCCCACTAtggtcagacagacagacaaggaCAGAGTTCCCACTATGGCCAGACAGACAGACAAGGACAGAGTTCTCACTAtggtcagacagacagacagggtcAGGGTACCCACTAtggtcagacagacagacaaggaCAGAGTTCCCACTAtggtcagacagacagacaaggaCAGAGTTCCCACTATGGCCAGACAGACAGACAAGGACAGAGTTCTCACTAtggtcagacagacagacagggtcAGGGTACCCACTAtggtcagacagacagacaaggaCAGAGTTCCCACTAtggtcagacagacagacaaggaCAGAGTTCCCACTATGGCCAGACAGACAGACAAGGACAGA GTTCCCACTATGGTCAGTCACAGACTGGGGAAACTGAAATACTAGGACAAAATAGATGCTCCCAAGGGACTCAGGGAACAGGAAGAAGCTCAGATGGTGAACAGTCAGGAAAGTCAGGGAGAGGCAATGCACAGACTCCAGGACAGGAACTGAGGCAGAACCAGAGACAGGAGTTCCAGCCCAAGGAGGAGCAAAAGCAGAACTTGCAGCCTTGGAAGCCTGAGGCAGACGGCCAACATCACCAACACAAACTCCTAGGGCAAATCCAGCAAGAAAGGCCGTTTTGTCATGAAGGACAATCAGGCAGGAGTGAGCAGAGCCACAGGCAGGTCCAGACCAGGCGAAGCCAGGACAAGGAGCAGAGCCACAAAGCAGAGGAAAAGCGCCATCAAAGCTGGGATAGACACAGCCGTGAGGGTCAGGAGGGCCCATGTGAGGCCCAGGACAGAGGAAGCCACGAAGAGGGAAAGCGCCATCAGACAGAGGACAGACAGACCTCTGCAGATGAACAGAAGCACCAGAGACAAAGTCGACCAACTCACAAGGAGGGTCACCACCACCAACAGCAGGATAAACAGAACCGTGAGAAGACAGACAGGTACAAGGGGTCCCCGGGTCAACAATCCCAAGGACCCCAGCAAGGCTTTCCCAACAGAGAGAAATTCCACCACAGCCAAAGCTCCCAAGGGGGACGATTCCATCCAACCCAAAGCCGTGGAAGGCTCCAGAAAAGTGAACAGGGTGGAGGAGACCCCACCAAGACTGCTAATGTCCCCAACCCCTTCTACGCCTACGTTCAAGAGCTGAAACGACATAACTACTAG